The Zalophus californianus isolate mZalCal1 chromosome 8, mZalCal1.pri.v2, whole genome shotgun sequence genome has a segment encoding these proteins:
- the ZBP1 gene encoding Z-DNA-binding protein 1 isoform X4, protein MAQAPGDPDERDLEQRILQMLRDTGSPMKAFQLAKECQVPKKKLNQVLYRMKEESKVSLEGQATWGLGKGRAGEVEPTELAQPNQAERPQRGVVAVPQEAGSRLTKQQEDIYRILEAHGPCKALTISQKLGRKTAKEVNPDLYAMRRKHLLDFDEKSSIWAIYQPDLRGRNPATEIICQKTSINIICQNGPNNHISIDKSEAIQIGHGNVIMRQVASGENSSMAPLHLPPVAPADPSTQSSPAAAWGPQDIHMEKSVLRQVQMGHGNKMNLNGAQARGPAAWSPLGSPPGSPPVSATAEGSGASFEIRMPQPGSSSKEEVAQRVHIRSCFLEDTAIGNSNRMTVSSETAGPGGVAKPEDGRRDPAEPSKVGGSSL, encoded by the exons ATGGCCCAGGCCCCCGGGGACCCTGATGAAAGAG acCTTGAGCAGAGGATCCTGCAGATGCTGAGGGACACTGGCTCCCCCATGAAGGCTTTCCAGTTGGCAAAGGAATGCCAAGTGCCCAAGAAAAAACTCAACCAAGTCCTCTACCGGATGAAGGAAGAGTCCAAAGTCTCCCTGGAAGGCCAGGCGACATGGGGCCTGGGCAAGGGCAGGGCTGGAGAAGTGGAGCCCACAGAGCTGGCCCAGCCCAACCAGG caGAGAGGCCCCAGCGAGGCGTAGTTGCAGTTCCACAGGAAGCTGGCTCTCGGCTCACTAAACAGC AGGAAGACATCTACAGGATTCTGGAAGCCCATGGGCCCTGTAAGGCCCTGACCATCTCCCAGAAGCTGGGAAGGAAGACAGCAAAAGAAGTCAACCCAGACTTGTACGCCATGAGGAGGAAGCATCTTCTGGATTTCGATGAGAAGTCAAGTATATGGGCAATTTATCAACCAG ATTTGAGAGGAAGAAATCCGGCCACTGAGATTATTTGCCAGAAAACTTCAATCAACATCATCTGTCAGAATGGACCAAATAACCACATTTCCATTGACAAGTCTGAAGCCATCCAGATTGGACATGGGAACGTCATCATGAGACAGGTGGCCTCTGGAGAGAATA GCTCCATggctcccctccacctccccccagtGGCGCCAGCTGATCCCTCAACTCAGAGTTCCCCGGCTGCAGCCTGGGGACCCCAGGACATCCACATGGAGAAGTCTGTGCTCAGACAGGTACAGATGGGACATGGCAACAAGATGAACCTCAACGGTGCCCAGGCCAGAGGCCCTGCAGCCTGGAGCCCCTTGGGCAGCCCCCCAGGCAgccccccag TCTCTGCCACCGCTGAAGGCTCAGGAGCTTCGTTTGAAATTCGAATGCCCCAACCAGGATCTTCCTCCAAGGAGGAGGTGGCCCAGAGAGTCCATATCAGATCATGCTTCCTTGAGGACACTGCCATCGGCAACAGCAACAGAATGACTGTCAGCTCAGAGACAGCTGGTCCAGGAGGAGTTGCAAAGCCTGAGGATGGCAGGAGGGACCCTGCGGAGCCAAGCAAGGTTGGAG GATCCTCCCTCTGA
- the ZBP1 gene encoding Z-DNA-binding protein 1 isoform X5: MKRRTTDVDDLEQRILQMLRDTGSPMKAFQLAKECQVPKKKLNQVLYRMKEESKVSLEGQATWGLGKGRAGEVEPTELAQPNQAERPQRGVVAVPQEAGSRLTKQQEDIYRILEAHGPCKALTISQKLGRKTAKEVNPDLYAMRRKHLLDFDEKSSIWAIYQPDLRGRNPATEIICQKTSINIICQNGPNNHISIDKSEAIQIGHGNVIMRQVASGENSSMAPLHLPPVAPADPSTQSSPAAAWGPQDIHMEKSVLRQVQMGHGNKMNLNGAQARGPAAWSPLGSPPGSPPVSATAEGSGASFEIRMPQPGSSSKEEVAQRVHIRSCFLEDTAIGNSNRMTVSSETAGPGGVAKPEDGRRDPAEPSKVGGSSL; this comes from the exons ATGAAGAGACGCACCACTGATGTGGATG acCTTGAGCAGAGGATCCTGCAGATGCTGAGGGACACTGGCTCCCCCATGAAGGCTTTCCAGTTGGCAAAGGAATGCCAAGTGCCCAAGAAAAAACTCAACCAAGTCCTCTACCGGATGAAGGAAGAGTCCAAAGTCTCCCTGGAAGGCCAGGCGACATGGGGCCTGGGCAAGGGCAGGGCTGGAGAAGTGGAGCCCACAGAGCTGGCCCAGCCCAACCAGG caGAGAGGCCCCAGCGAGGCGTAGTTGCAGTTCCACAGGAAGCTGGCTCTCGGCTCACTAAACAGC AGGAAGACATCTACAGGATTCTGGAAGCCCATGGGCCCTGTAAGGCCCTGACCATCTCCCAGAAGCTGGGAAGGAAGACAGCAAAAGAAGTCAACCCAGACTTGTACGCCATGAGGAGGAAGCATCTTCTGGATTTCGATGAGAAGTCAAGTATATGGGCAATTTATCAACCAG ATTTGAGAGGAAGAAATCCGGCCACTGAGATTATTTGCCAGAAAACTTCAATCAACATCATCTGTCAGAATGGACCAAATAACCACATTTCCATTGACAAGTCTGAAGCCATCCAGATTGGACATGGGAACGTCATCATGAGACAGGTGGCCTCTGGAGAGAATA GCTCCATggctcccctccacctccccccagtGGCGCCAGCTGATCCCTCAACTCAGAGTTCCCCGGCTGCAGCCTGGGGACCCCAGGACATCCACATGGAGAAGTCTGTGCTCAGACAGGTACAGATGGGACATGGCAACAAGATGAACCTCAACGGTGCCCAGGCCAGAGGCCCTGCAGCCTGGAGCCCCTTGGGCAGCCCCCCAGGCAgccccccag TCTCTGCCACCGCTGAAGGCTCAGGAGCTTCGTTTGAAATTCGAATGCCCCAACCAGGATCTTCCTCCAAGGAGGAGGTGGCCCAGAGAGTCCATATCAGATCATGCTTCCTTGAGGACACTGCCATCGGCAACAGCAACAGAATGACTGTCAGCTCAGAGACAGCTGGTCCAGGAGGAGTTGCAAAGCCTGAGGATGGCAGGAGGGACCCTGCGGAGCCAAGCAAGGTTGGAG GATCCTCCCTCTGA
- the ZBP1 gene encoding Z-DNA-binding protein 1 isoform X2 — protein MEKVRCREITWMAERGLKPRKPAAREQKRTSGGLGRRASSVHPGPRAGSPVFAVLPQGGHADLEQRILQMLRDTGSPMKAFQLAKECQVPKKKLNQVLYRMKEESKVSLEGQATWGLGKGRAGEVEPTELAQPNQERPQRGVVAVPQEAGSRLTKQQEDIYRILEAHGPCKALTISQKLGRKTAKEVNPDLYAMRRKHLLDFDEKSSIWAIYQPDLRGRNPATEIICQKTSINIICQNGPNNHISIDKSEAIQIGHGNVIMRQVASGENSSMAPLHLPPVAPADPSTQSSPAAAWGPQDIHMEKSVLRQVQMGHGNKMNLNGAQARGPAAWSPLGSPPGSPPVSATAEGSGASFEIRMPQPGSSSKEEVAQRVHIRSCFLEDTAIGNSNRMTVSSETAGPGGVAKPEDGRRDPAEPSKVGGSSL, from the exons ATGGAAAAAGTGAGGTGCAGAGAGATCACATGGATGGCAGAGAGGGGGCTCAAACCACGGAAACCAGCCGCCAGAGAACAGAAAAGGACGAGTGGGGGACTGGGGAGGAGGGCCAGCAGTGTGCACCCAGGGCCCCGGGCCGGTTCCCCGGTTTTTGCGGTGCTTCCACAAGGGGGACATGCAG acCTTGAGCAGAGGATCCTGCAGATGCTGAGGGACACTGGCTCCCCCATGAAGGCTTTCCAGTTGGCAAAGGAATGCCAAGTGCCCAAGAAAAAACTCAACCAAGTCCTCTACCGGATGAAGGAAGAGTCCAAAGTCTCCCTGGAAGGCCAGGCGACATGGGGCCTGGGCAAGGGCAGGGCTGGAGAAGTGGAGCCCACAGAGCTGGCCCAGCCCAACCAGG AGAGGCCCCAGCGAGGCGTAGTTGCAGTTCCACAGGAAGCTGGCTCTCGGCTCACTAAACAGC AGGAAGACATCTACAGGATTCTGGAAGCCCATGGGCCCTGTAAGGCCCTGACCATCTCCCAGAAGCTGGGAAGGAAGACAGCAAAAGAAGTCAACCCAGACTTGTACGCCATGAGGAGGAAGCATCTTCTGGATTTCGATGAGAAGTCAAGTATATGGGCAATTTATCAACCAG ATTTGAGAGGAAGAAATCCGGCCACTGAGATTATTTGCCAGAAAACTTCAATCAACATCATCTGTCAGAATGGACCAAATAACCACATTTCCATTGACAAGTCTGAAGCCATCCAGATTGGACATGGGAACGTCATCATGAGACAGGTGGCCTCTGGAGAGAATA GCTCCATggctcccctccacctccccccagtGGCGCCAGCTGATCCCTCAACTCAGAGTTCCCCGGCTGCAGCCTGGGGACCCCAGGACATCCACATGGAGAAGTCTGTGCTCAGACAGGTACAGATGGGACATGGCAACAAGATGAACCTCAACGGTGCCCAGGCCAGAGGCCCTGCAGCCTGGAGCCCCTTGGGCAGCCCCCCAGGCAgccccccag TCTCTGCCACCGCTGAAGGCTCAGGAGCTTCGTTTGAAATTCGAATGCCCCAACCAGGATCTTCCTCCAAGGAGGAGGTGGCCCAGAGAGTCCATATCAGATCATGCTTCCTTGAGGACACTGCCATCGGCAACAGCAACAGAATGACTGTCAGCTCAGAGACAGCTGGTCCAGGAGGAGTTGCAAAGCCTGAGGATGGCAGGAGGGACCCTGCGGAGCCAAGCAAGGTTGGAG GATCCTCCCTCTGA
- the ZBP1 gene encoding Z-DNA-binding protein 1 isoform X1, which produces MEKVRCREITWMAERGLKPRKPAAREQKRTSGGLGRRASSVHPGPRAGSPVFAVLPQGGHADLEQRILQMLRDTGSPMKAFQLAKECQVPKKKLNQVLYRMKEESKVSLEGQATWGLGKGRAGEVEPTELAQPNQAERPQRGVVAVPQEAGSRLTKQQEDIYRILEAHGPCKALTISQKLGRKTAKEVNPDLYAMRRKHLLDFDEKSSIWAIYQPDLRGRNPATEIICQKTSINIICQNGPNNHISIDKSEAIQIGHGNVIMRQVASGENSSMAPLHLPPVAPADPSTQSSPAAAWGPQDIHMEKSVLRQVQMGHGNKMNLNGAQARGPAAWSPLGSPPGSPPVSATAEGSGASFEIRMPQPGSSSKEEVAQRVHIRSCFLEDTAIGNSNRMTVSSETAGPGGVAKPEDGRRDPAEPSKVGGSSL; this is translated from the exons ATGGAAAAAGTGAGGTGCAGAGAGATCACATGGATGGCAGAGAGGGGGCTCAAACCACGGAAACCAGCCGCCAGAGAACAGAAAAGGACGAGTGGGGGACTGGGGAGGAGGGCCAGCAGTGTGCACCCAGGGCCCCGGGCCGGTTCCCCGGTTTTTGCGGTGCTTCCACAAGGGGGACATGCAG acCTTGAGCAGAGGATCCTGCAGATGCTGAGGGACACTGGCTCCCCCATGAAGGCTTTCCAGTTGGCAAAGGAATGCCAAGTGCCCAAGAAAAAACTCAACCAAGTCCTCTACCGGATGAAGGAAGAGTCCAAAGTCTCCCTGGAAGGCCAGGCGACATGGGGCCTGGGCAAGGGCAGGGCTGGAGAAGTGGAGCCCACAGAGCTGGCCCAGCCCAACCAGG caGAGAGGCCCCAGCGAGGCGTAGTTGCAGTTCCACAGGAAGCTGGCTCTCGGCTCACTAAACAGC AGGAAGACATCTACAGGATTCTGGAAGCCCATGGGCCCTGTAAGGCCCTGACCATCTCCCAGAAGCTGGGAAGGAAGACAGCAAAAGAAGTCAACCCAGACTTGTACGCCATGAGGAGGAAGCATCTTCTGGATTTCGATGAGAAGTCAAGTATATGGGCAATTTATCAACCAG ATTTGAGAGGAAGAAATCCGGCCACTGAGATTATTTGCCAGAAAACTTCAATCAACATCATCTGTCAGAATGGACCAAATAACCACATTTCCATTGACAAGTCTGAAGCCATCCAGATTGGACATGGGAACGTCATCATGAGACAGGTGGCCTCTGGAGAGAATA GCTCCATggctcccctccacctccccccagtGGCGCCAGCTGATCCCTCAACTCAGAGTTCCCCGGCTGCAGCCTGGGGACCCCAGGACATCCACATGGAGAAGTCTGTGCTCAGACAGGTACAGATGGGACATGGCAACAAGATGAACCTCAACGGTGCCCAGGCCAGAGGCCCTGCAGCCTGGAGCCCCTTGGGCAGCCCCCCAGGCAgccccccag TCTCTGCCACCGCTGAAGGCTCAGGAGCTTCGTTTGAAATTCGAATGCCCCAACCAGGATCTTCCTCCAAGGAGGAGGTGGCCCAGAGAGTCCATATCAGATCATGCTTCCTTGAGGACACTGCCATCGGCAACAGCAACAGAATGACTGTCAGCTCAGAGACAGCTGGTCCAGGAGGAGTTGCAAAGCCTGAGGATGGCAGGAGGGACCCTGCGGAGCCAAGCAAGGTTGGAG GATCCTCCCTCTGA
- the ZBP1 gene encoding Z-DNA-binding protein 1 isoform X3, with protein sequence MEKVRCREITWMAERGLKPRKPAAREQKRTSGGLGRRASSVHPGPRAGSPVFAVLPQGGHADLEQRILQMLRDTGSPMKAFQLAKECQVPKKKLNQVLYRMKEESKVSLEGQATWGLGKGRAGEVEPTELAQPNQAERPQRGVVAVPQEAGSRLTKQQEDIYRILEAHGPCKALTISQKLGRKTAKEVNPDLYAMRRKHLLDFDEKSSIWAIYQPDLRGRNPATEIICQKTSINIICQNGPNNHISIDKSEAIQIGHGNVIMRQVASGENMAPADPSTQSSPAAAWGPQDIHMEKSVLRQVQMGHGNKMNLNGAQARGPAAWSPLGSPPGSPPVSATAEGSGASFEIRMPQPGSSSKEEVAQRVHIRSCFLEDTAIGNSNRMTVSSETAGPGGVAKPEDGRRDPAEPSKVGGSSL encoded by the exons ATGGAAAAAGTGAGGTGCAGAGAGATCACATGGATGGCAGAGAGGGGGCTCAAACCACGGAAACCAGCCGCCAGAGAACAGAAAAGGACGAGTGGGGGACTGGGGAGGAGGGCCAGCAGTGTGCACCCAGGGCCCCGGGCCGGTTCCCCGGTTTTTGCGGTGCTTCCACAAGGGGGACATGCAG acCTTGAGCAGAGGATCCTGCAGATGCTGAGGGACACTGGCTCCCCCATGAAGGCTTTCCAGTTGGCAAAGGAATGCCAAGTGCCCAAGAAAAAACTCAACCAAGTCCTCTACCGGATGAAGGAAGAGTCCAAAGTCTCCCTGGAAGGCCAGGCGACATGGGGCCTGGGCAAGGGCAGGGCTGGAGAAGTGGAGCCCACAGAGCTGGCCCAGCCCAACCAGG caGAGAGGCCCCAGCGAGGCGTAGTTGCAGTTCCACAGGAAGCTGGCTCTCGGCTCACTAAACAGC AGGAAGACATCTACAGGATTCTGGAAGCCCATGGGCCCTGTAAGGCCCTGACCATCTCCCAGAAGCTGGGAAGGAAGACAGCAAAAGAAGTCAACCCAGACTTGTACGCCATGAGGAGGAAGCATCTTCTGGATTTCGATGAGAAGTCAAGTATATGGGCAATTTATCAACCAG ATTTGAGAGGAAGAAATCCGGCCACTGAGATTATTTGCCAGAAAACTTCAATCAACATCATCTGTCAGAATGGACCAAATAACCACATTTCCATTGACAAGTCTGAAGCCATCCAGATTGGACATGGGAACGTCATCATGAGACAGGTGGCCTCTGGAGAGAATA tGGCGCCAGCTGATCCCTCAACTCAGAGTTCCCCGGCTGCAGCCTGGGGACCCCAGGACATCCACATGGAGAAGTCTGTGCTCAGACAGGTACAGATGGGACATGGCAACAAGATGAACCTCAACGGTGCCCAGGCCAGAGGCCCTGCAGCCTGGAGCCCCTTGGGCAGCCCCCCAGGCAgccccccag TCTCTGCCACCGCTGAAGGCTCAGGAGCTTCGTTTGAAATTCGAATGCCCCAACCAGGATCTTCCTCCAAGGAGGAGGTGGCCCAGAGAGTCCATATCAGATCATGCTTCCTTGAGGACACTGCCATCGGCAACAGCAACAGAATGACTGTCAGCTCAGAGACAGCTGGTCCAGGAGGAGTTGCAAAGCCTGAGGATGGCAGGAGGGACCCTGCGGAGCCAAGCAAGGTTGGAG GATCCTCCCTCTGA